GTGCGGGTGCCCGGCTCGACCAGCGCGCCGGGGTGGTACTGGTACTGCCGGAACACCGGGGCCCCGACCGCGATGACGACGTCGTTCTCGGCGAACGTGGTGCGCAGCCGCGGGCGGTCGGCCGGCAGGTGCCCGGCGAACAGCCGGTGGTCCTGCGGGAACCCGGCCCGCGCGCCGAAGCTCTCCTGCCACACCGGGCAGTCCAGCCGCTCGGCGAGCCCGACCAGCGCGGCCCAGCCCTCCTCGGTGTCGTTGGCCGAACCGGCGACGATCGCAGGGGAGCGCGCGCCGTCGAGCAGCGCGGCGATCTCGGCCGCCGCCGGGTCGTCCGGCGGCGGGGCGGGGACCGGCCGCAGCACCCGCAGCGGGGCGGCCCGCCGCGCGGTCTCCTCCGCCGAGGCCTCCCAGTCGTCCATGGGCACGATGACGACGGCCGGCCCGCCGTGCGTGACCGCCTCGACGTGGGCGCGGGCGATCGCGCCGGGCACGTCCTGGGCGCGCTCGGGCTGCTTGACCCACACGGGGTAGTCCCCGGCGAGCCCCTCCAGGCGTCCGGCAAGGAACGGCTCCTGCGCCAGGTGGCGGCGGTCCTGCTGGCCGACCAGCACGACCAGCGGCGCGCGGTTGACCCGGGCCGTGGCCAGCGCGCCGACGGCGTTGCCCAGGCCCGCGGTGGTGTGCAACTGCACCAGCGCCGGGCGGTCGTTGGCGATCGCCCACCCGGTGGCCATTCCCACGACCGAGCCCTCGTGCAGGGCCAGCACGAAGCGCAGGTCCCCGGGCAGGTCGGTGAGGAAGGAGACCTCGGTGGAGCCGGGGTTGGCGAAGACCGTGGTGAGCCCGTGCTCGCGCAGCACCTCCAGCGCCGCTTCGCGCACCGTGCGATCGCCGGCGTCCGCAGGGGAGCCCGCAGTCATGGCGTTCTCCTCACTCACCGCTCACGCTCGCCGCGACCGGTCCGCGCTTGGCGTTCTGGATCTCCTCATAGACCTTGGCCCGCAGTTCGGTGAACCGGCGCTCGCCGCGGGTGACGAGCTGGTCGCGCTCGTCGGACAGGTCGACGGTGATGTCGTCCTGGATCACGGTCGGCGAGGACGACAGCACCAGCACCCGCTGGCCGAGGTAGACGGCCTCGTCGATGTCGTGCGTGACGAACAGGATGGTCATCCCGAACCGCTTCCACAGCGACCGGATGAGGTCCTCCAGGTCGGCGCGGGTCTGGGCGTCCACGGCGGCGAACGGCTCGTCCATCAGCAGCACGCGGGGCTCGTAGGCGATCGCCCTGGCGATGGCCACGCGCTGCTGCATGCCGCCGGAGAGCTGCCAGGGGTAGGAGTCGGCGAAGTCGGCCAGGCCGACGGCCTCCAGGGCCTCCCCGACCAGCCGCCCCCGCTTGTCCTTGGGCAGCTTCTTCTCCTTCAGCGGCAGCTCGACGTTGCCCCGGACGGTGAGCCAGGGGAACAGGCTGCGGCCGTACTCCTGGAACACCACGGCCATGTCCGGCGGCGGGCCGGTGACCGGGCTCCCGGCCAGCGTGACCGCCCCCGAGGTCGGCTGCATCAGGCCGGCGATGCACTTGAGCAGCGTCGTCTTGCCGCAGCCCGAGGGGCCGACCAGGCACGCGAGTTCACCGTCGCCGAGGGTGAAGGTGAGGTCGCGCACGGCCTCGACCGAGCGGCCCTCCCCCCGGTAGATCTTCTGCAGGCCGGCGACGTCGAGCATGGGCGCGTTCCCGTTGTCGGTGCTACTTGGTGTCGTCATATGCGGGCTCACTCCCCACGGGTGGCGGCGCGGACGCCGTTGTACCAGACCAGCACGCGCTTCTCGACGAACTGGAACACCAGCGACAGCAGGAAGCCGATGAGGCCGAGCAGCACGATGCCGGACCACATCTCCGGAATGGCGAAGCTGCGCTGGAACTGCACGATGGTGAAGCCGAGGCCGCTGGAGCTGGCGAACATCTCGCTGATCACCATCAGGATGATCGCGATGGACAGCGCCTGGCGCATCCCGGCCATGATCTGCGGGCTGGCCGAGCGCAGCACCAGCGTGGTGAGCCACCGGCGGCCGCGGACGCCGTAGCAGCGGCAGGTGTCGGCGAGCACCGGGTCGACCGCGCGGACGCCCTCGACGGTGTTGAGCAGGATCGGCCAGATGCAGCCGGACACGATGACCAGCAGCTTCATCGAGGTGCTGATGCCGGCCAGCAGGATCAGCAGCGGGACCAGCACGGGCGGCGGGACGGCCCGCAGGAACTCCAGCACCGGCTCGGTCAGGGCCCGCAGCCGGGGCGAGAGGCCCAGTGCGACCCCGATGCCGACGCCGAGCACGGCGGCCAGCGCGAACCCGGTCAGCAGCCGGGCGACGCTGGGCAGCGCGTCCTCGAAGAAGCGCTCGGAGAACCAGACGTCGGCGAAGGTGGTGGCGATGACGTCGGGCGGCGGCATGTAGTACATGCCGCTGGAGGCGCTGATCCACCACCACAGCAGGATCAGCGCGACGGGCAGCGCCAGCAGGTGCCACAGGCGCAGGCCCGCCCGGCCGAGCGCACGTGGCGCCGGGGTGCGCCGCTCGGGCGTCGCTTTCACGGTGGTCATGCGGAGCTCTCTCCCCGGACGGAGGTGTGCCAGTGCAGCAGGCGGCGTTCCAGCATCCGCACCCCGACGTTGAGGGTCACGCCCAGCGCACCGGTCGCGATGACGAGCGCGTAGACGGAGTCGACGGCGCCGCTGGTCTGCGCGACGGCGATCTCCTTGCCCAGGCCGGGGCTGCCGATGATGAGCTGGGCGGTGATCGCGAGGATCAGTGCGACCGCCGCGCCCAGCCGGAGTCCGGTGAGCAGGTAGGGCAGGGCCGAGGGCCAGATGATGTGCCGGACCCTGGACAGCCGGCCCAGCCCGAAGGAGCGGGCGGTCTGCTCGGCGACCGGGTCGACGTCGGCGACGCCGTAGAGCACCTGGATGTAGATCTGCCAGAACGCCGCGTAGACGACGAGCAGCAGGGTGGAGCGAATGTCGGTGGCGTAGAGCAGCACCGCCAGCGGGATCAGCGCGACCGAGGGAATCGGGCGCAGGAACTCCACGGTGGAGGCGGTGAAGCGGCGCAGGGCGGGCACGGAGCCGATCGTGAAGCCCAGGACGACGGCCGCGCCGAAGGCGATGGCCAGTCCGAGGCCCCAGCCGGCCAGGGTGTCGACGAGGGCGGTCCAAAACGTCGGCATGGTCATGCGCTCGGCCAGCGCGGCGAGGACCTCGGAGGCCGGCGGCAGGTACCTGCCGGAGACCAGGCCCACGCGCGGCACGATCTCCCACAGCGCCAGGAACCCGACGATGCCGATGACTCCCAGCGCGGTGTTGCCCAGGCGGAGGCCGCGGCGCGGCGGCGCCGCGGCCGGCCGCGGCGCCGGGTCGGGGGACCCGGAGGCGGCCGGCACGGCGGACGTGCGAACGTTCTCGGTCATAGGAGTCATTCGTAGTACAGCTCGTCCAGATTGGGCGCCTCGTCGATCGTGTCGTACTCGACCATCAGGTCGGCGATGGTCTGCACGGACTGCTGGTCGACCTCGGCGGGGAAGTTCGGCAGCCTGATCTTGTCGATCAGGTTCTGGTCGATCTCGGTGTACGTGGTGACGATGCGCCGGACCTCGTCGGGGTTGGCGTTGGCGTAGTTGAGGGACTCGTGCATCGCGGTGCGGAAGGCCTCGACGAGCTCGGGGTCCTCCGCGATCATCTGCTCGGAGGTGAAGTAGGTGGCGATGGTCAGGCTCGGGGAGGCGTCGACGAAGTTGGACGCGATCTCCGTGGCCCCGTTCTCCATCGACGAGGTGAGGAAGGGCTCCACCACCCATGCCGCGTCGACCTCGCCGTTCTCCAGCGCGGCGGGCATGTCGGGGAAGGCGAGCTCGATGAACTCGATGTCGCCGGAGTCGCCGCCGGCCTGCTCCACGGAGTTGCGTACCGTGGTGTCGCCGATGTTCTCGAGGTTGTTGACCGCGATCGTGGCGCCCTCGAGCTGCTCGGGGGAGGTGATGTCGCTGCCCTCGGGAACGACGATGCCGCCGAAGTCGTTGCCGTCCTCACCGCTGCTGGTCACGCCGTTGGAGACGACCTTGAGCGGCAGGTTCTCCTGGCGGCCGATGATCAGCGAGGTGACGTTGCCGAAGGCGAACTCGAAGTTGCCGCTGACGACACCGGGGACGGCTGCGGCGCCGCCGGTGGTGTTCTCGATCGTCAGGTCGATGCCGTGCTCTTCGAAGTAGCCCTGCTCCACGCCGAGGTGGAGTGGTGCGACGTCGACGATCGGGATCGCACCCACGGTGACTTCGGTCAGCCCGCCTTCCTCGGTTTCGTCACCGCCACCGCATGCCGAGGTCATGACGAGTACCGCGGCACCGGTCAGAGCGAAGATCTTTCGACGCATCGGATCTCCTGATTGAGGATGGGGAGGATGGGCACGCCGGGCGGCGGCGGGCGGCCTTGGGCCGGCGGATCCGCCACCTCCGCTGACGTGGTGACGAAGATTATCGCGCCGCACGTCCTTTAAGCGCATCCACGGGCCGATTTCGTGCGTGTTACGAACGCCCGTTCTTTTAGCGAACGTAAGTGATGCCCTTCACCTCGTCAAGTGGCGACGGGCACCTTTTCGCCCATGCAGATCAAAGCGTTATACCGCGTTCACCTGGACCTCAAGGGTCTGATCATGGGATGTTTGCACGTGCCACCCGTGTGTCCAACGCCTCCCGGAACCGGACGGGGTACGGTGAACCGGCGGCGGAGGCGCTTCCGTTGTGCGGTATGGGAACATCATCTCAAGAACGCGAACCGAACCGCCGGACCGGAGAAGAGGCCCGACATGAGCGCAGTGGAACACGAAGCGGCACATGGTGCGCGCGGCGAACACTTCGTCCAGTCCCTGGAGCGGGGGCTCGCCGTCATCCGCGCCTTTTCGCCGCAGACGCCGTCGATGACGCTGAGCGAAGTGGCCAGGGTAACCGGACTGACCCGGGCCGCGGCCCGCAGGTTCCTGCTGACGCTGGCCGACCTCGGCTACGTGCGCACCGACGGCCGGATGTTCGCACTCACCCCCCGCGTGCTGGAGCTGGGCTACGCCTACCTGTCGTCGGCCGGCCTGCCCGAGGTCGCGCAGCCGCACCTGGAGCGCCTGGTCGCCGAAGTCAGGGAGTCCTCCTCGGTCTCGGTGCTGGACGGCGACGACGTCGTCTACGTCGCGCGCGTCCCCACCTCGCGGATCATGGCGGTGGCGATCAACGTCGGGACCCGCTTCCCCGCCTACGTCACCTCCATGGGCCGGGTGCTGCTCGCCGGGAGGCCGGCGGCCGAACTCGACGCCTACCTGGAGCGGCTGGAGCCGCAGCGGCTGACCGCGCACACGGTCACCTCCCCCACCCGGCTGCGCGCCGAGATCGAACGCGTGCGCGGGCAGGGCTGGTCGATCGTCGACCAGGAGCTGGAGGAGGGGCTGCGGTCGGTCGCCGCGCCGATCCGCGACCGCAACGGCGCCGTCATCGCCGCGGTCAACGTCTCGGCGCACGCGAGCCGCACGGCGGTGGAGGACATCCGCCGCGACCTGCTGCCCCCGCTGCTGGCCACGGCCGCCAGGATCGAGGCCGACCTGGAGATCGCCACGCGCGGCAACGGCACCGGCGGCTGACCGATGTCCGACGATCGGGTTCGCACAAGGGGTCGGCTGTCGCAGTGCGCGTAGCGCCGGCGGCACAGCCAGCAGGGCCGAGCCCTGGAAATCCCGCGCCGCCCCGCGAACGCAGTGGCCAAAGCCCGGTGAGAGGGACGCGGCACCCCGGCCCCGGCCGGTCGGCCCGCTCTTGACCATGGTCCACGCCACATTCTGCTTGACCACGCCCACGGGCGGCGCTAACGTCTGCCGTAAAGTGTTCGCTTTAAGAACATGCATTCGGCATACGAACAAAGGATGAAACGCTTATGATCGTGCCGCTGGACGAGGGGATCCGTGAGCTCGTCCGTGACGGGGACACGGTCGCGCTGGAGGGCTTCACCCACCTGATCCCCGTATCCGCGGGTCATGAGATCATCCGGCAGGGCCGCCGCGACCTGACCCTGGTGCGCATGACCCCCGACGTGGTCTACGACCAGTTGATCGGAGCGGGCTGCGCGCGCAAGCTGGTGTTCTCCTGGGGCGGCAACCCCGGCGTGGGCTCCCTGCACCGCTTCCGCGACGCCATCCAGAACGGCTGGCCCGTCCCACTGGAGATCGAGGAGCACAGCCACGCCGGCATGGCCAACCGCTACGTCGCCGGCGCCTCGGGCGTCCCGTTCGCGGTGCTGCGCGGCTACACCGGCACCGACCTGATCGGGCAGACCGCCAACATCAAGACGGTCACCTGCCCGTTCAGCGGGGAGGAGCTGACGGCCGTCCCCGCGGTCAACCCCGATGTGACGATCGTGCACGCCCAGCGCGCCGACCGCGCCGGCAACGTGCAGATGTGGGGCATCACCGGCGTGCAGAAGGAGGCGGTGCTCGCCGCGCGGCGGTCCCTGGTCACCGTCGAGGAGGTCGTGGACGAACTCGACCCCGTCCCCGGCCAGGTCATCCTGCCCTCCCGGGTGGTGACGGCCGTGGCGGAGGTCCCCGGCGGGGCGCGTCCCTCCTACGCCCACGGGTATTACAGCCGTGACAACGGCGCCTACCAGGCGTGGGACCTGATCAGCAGGGACCGCGAGGCGTTCGAGAACTGGCTGGAGACCGACGTGTTCGGCGGAAGGCCCGCCGACGCCGCGCGGGAAGGCGGACGGCACTGATGGACACGACCGTGAACTGGTCCTCCGACGAGATCATGACCGTCACCGCGGCGCGGGCCCTGACCGGTGACATGGCCTGCTTCGTCGGGATCGGCCTGCCGAGCACGGCGGCCAACCTGGCCCGCCGCACGCACGCGCCGGGCCTGTGGATGATCTACGAGTCGGGCACGCTCGGCGCCAAGCCCGACACGCTCCCGCTGTCCATCGGCGACGGCGTGCTCGCCGAGACCGCCGACAGCGTCGTCCCGGTCCCCGAGATCTTCAACTACTGGCTGCAGCCCGGCCGGATCGACGTCGGCTTCCTCGGCGCGGCGCAGATCGACCGCCACGCCAACATCAACACCACCGTGATCGGCGACTACGACGACCCGAAGGTGCGGCTGCCCGGAGCCGGCGGCGCCCCCGAGATCGCCGCCTCGTGCCGGCAGGTCATGGTGATCGTCCGGCAGAGCCGGCGCGCCTTCGTCGAGTCCGTCGATTTCGTGACGTCGGTCGGCTACGGTGGCGGCGCCGGCGACCGCGAACGGCTGGGGCTGCGCGGCGGCGGGCCGTCGCGGGTCATCACCGACCTGGGCGTCCTCGAACCCGATCCGCGCACCCGGGAGCTGACGCTGGTCAGCGTGCACCCCGGTGTCGAGGTCGACGACGTGCGCGCCGCGACGGGTTGGGAGCTGGCCGTGTCCCCGGATCTGGCCGTGACCCCCGCCCCGAGTGACGAGGAGCTGGCGGCGTTGCGGAAACTGACGGGTAGGTAATGCCCCCTTCCTCCAACGAACGGAAGTGACCATGACCGACGCATTCGTCCTGGACGCGGTCCGCACCCCCTTCGGAAGGTACGGCGGCGCCCTCGCCGGCGTGCGCCCCGACGACCTCGCGGCGCACGTGGTCCGCTCGATCGTGGACCGCTCCCCCGACCTGGACCCCGCGGCCGTCGAGGACGTCTACTTCGGTGACGCCAACGGCGCCGGCGAGGACAACCGCGACGTCGCCAGGATGGCGGTGCTGCTCGCCGGGCTGCCGACATCGGTGCCCGGCGCCACCCTGAACCGGTTGTGCGGATCGGGGCTGGAGGCCGCCATCGCCGCCAACCGCGCGGTGGCCGTGGGCGACGCCTCCCTCGTGCTGGCCGGCGGCGTGGAGTCGATGAGCAGGGCCCCCTGGGTGCTGCAGAAGCCCGCGAAGGGCTTTCCCTCGGGCCACGAGACGCTGCACTCCACCACCCTGGGCTGGCGCATGGTCAACCCGCGGATGCCCGAGGAGTGGACCGTGTCGCTCGGCGAGAGCACCGAGCAGGTGGCCGGGATCCACGGCATCGGCCGGGCCGAGCAGGACGCCTTCGCGCTGCGCAGCCACACCAACGCCGCCGACGCCTGGGCCAAGGGCGTCTTCGACGACGAGATCGCCGCCGTGCCGGGCGTCGAACTGGAGCGCGACGAGAGCATCCGCGAGACGTCGCTGGACAAGCTCGGCTCGCTGAAGCCGGCGTTCCGCCCCGACGGCACCATCACCGCGGGCAACGCCTCCCCGCTCAACGACGGCGCGGCCGCCCTGCTCATCGGCGACGAGGCGGCCGCCCGCGCGACGGGGCGGGAGCCGCTGGCCCGCATCGTCAGCCGGGGCGTGGCCGCCGTGGAGCCGCACCGGTTCGGCATCGGCCCGGTCGAGGCGGCCGACACCGCCCTGCGCCGTGCCGGGATCGGCTGGGGCGACCTGTCGGTCGTGGAACTCAACGAGGCGTTCGCCGCGCAGTCGCTGGCCTGCCTGAAGCTGTGGCCGGAGCTGGACCCGGAGATCGTCAACCCCAACGGCGGCGCGATCGCCATCGGCCACCCGCTGGGCGCCTCGGGCGCGCGCGTCCTGGGCTCCCTCGCCCACGAGCTGCGCCGCCGCGGCGGCGGCTGGGGCCTGGCCGCGATCTGCATCGGGGTGGGCCAGGGGCTCGCCGTCGTGCTGCACGCCTGACGCGCCGCGGTCTCGCAGGTTTTTGCATCTGTGGAGGAAGTAATGACGACACCCACCGGGCCCACGGGCCCGAACCCGGAGCAGGGCCTCTCTGTTCCGGGCTACATCCGCGACCACGAGGTCCATCCGCCGCTGGACTACTCCGGCTACCGGAGCACGGCGCTGCGGCACCCCAAGCGCCCGCTCACGCTGCTGCCGCACATGCTCACCGAGATCACCAGCCCGGTGCTCGGCCACGACCGCCTGGGCGAGCTGGACAACGACCTCACCCGCCAGCACGACGAGGAGCCCCAGGGCCAGCGCATCATCGTGCACGGCCAGGTGCGCGACAGCGACGGCAGGCCGGTGCCGCACACCCTGGTCGAGATCTGGCAGGCCAACGCCGGCGGCCGCTACCGGCACGTCAGCGACAACTGGCCGTGCCCGCTGGACCCCAACTTCACCGGCGTCGGCCGCACCATGACCGACACCGAGGGCCGCTACCGCTTCACCACGATCCAGCCGGGCGCCTACCCGTGGAAGAACCACGACAACGCCTGGCGCCCCGCGCACATCCACTTCTCGCTGTTCGGCCGGGCCTTCACCCAGCGGCTGGTCACCCAGATGTACTTCCCCGGCGACCCGCTGTTCTTCCAGGACCCGATGTGGAACTCGATCCCCGACCCCAAGGCGCGCGAGCGGCTGGTGGCCCGGTTCGACTACGCCAACACCGCGCCGGAGTGGGCGCTGGCCTACGAGTGGGACATCGTGCTGCGCGGCCGGGAGTCGACGCCGTTCGAGGCGGAAGGGGACGACGATGACGAGTGAGACGACACCGTCGCAGACGGTCGGCCCCTACCTGCACATCGGGCTGCCCTGGCCGGACGGGCCGTTCGCGGTGGCCAAGGGCTCGCCGGACGGCTTCTGGATCCGCGGCGTCCTCTACGACGGCGCGGGGGCGGTCGTCCCCGACGGCCTCATCGAGACCTGGCAGGCCGATCCCGACGGCCGCTTCGACCACCCCGACGACCCGCGGGGCGCCGTCGACCGCCCGGGGTTCCGCGCGTTCGGGCGCTGCCAGACCGACGGCGACGGCGCGTTCGGGATCTTCACCCTCAAGCCCGGCCCGGTGCCGGGACCGCGGGGCCCGCAGGCGCCGCACATCGACGTCTCGGTGTTCGCGCGCGGCATGCTGCACCGGGTGGTGACGCGGATCTACTTCCCCGAGGAGCACGCCGCCAACGCCGTCGACCCGGTGCTCACCAGCGTGGCCGACCCGCGGGCGCGCGAGGCGCTGGTCGCGCGGCCGGCCGAGGACGGCTACCGGTTCGACATCCACCTGCAGGGCGATGACGAGACCGCGTTCTTCGACATCTAGCTTGGGTCTCAGCCTCAGGGGGGTGGTAAGGCCCGCCCGAGGACGGAGCAGGCGTGCGGGTGGGCGATTCTCTCGCGCGGCCGCCAGACCCGTGGACGGAGATCGCCCTCACGCACGCGAAGCAGACCCGCCGCTTCAGGTACACACCGAAACCATGGTTTCGACCTGGAGCCCAGAGTGGCGGCGTGGGTGGCGCGGCGCCGGAGCGATCCCTTGATGGGCCTTCGGCCGCGCGAGAGGATCGCCCAGTCACCGCGGGCTCCGTCCTGGGGCCGAGGTTCCAAAACCCCCGGTGGCCAAGGACCGCGGGCACGGTGGCTCAGCCACCGTGGAAGAGGGGGACGGGAGGACAGGTGACACAGGAGGCAGGGGGCCTCTTCGGGGGCGTGTTCGCGCGGGGCGCGGCGGCGGCCGAGGTCGGCGACGCCGCATGGCTGCGGGCGCTGCTCGACGCCGAGGCCGCGCTGGCCCGGGCGCAGGCCTCGGTGGGGCTGATCGGGCGCGGCGACGCCGAGGCGATCGCCGCGGCCTGCGTGCCCGGGCGCTTCGACCCCGACCGGATCGGCGCGGCCGCCGCCGGGGGCGGCAATCCGGTGATCCCGCTGGTCAAGGAGTTGACCGCCGCGGTCTCCGGGGATGCCGCCCGGCACGTTCACAAAGGGGCGACCAGCCAGGACATCATGGACACCGCCGCCATGCTGGTGAGCCGGCGGGCGTGCGCGGCGGTCCTGGCCGACGCGGCCGCCCTCACCGACGGGCTCGCCGACCTGGCCGGGGCGCACCGCGACACCGCGATGGCGGGGCGCACGCTGCTGCAGCAGGCGCTGCCCACCACGTTCGGCGTCGTCGCGGCCGGATGGCTGCACGCGCTGGACGGCGCGGCCGCGCGGCTGGCCGAGGTGGCCGAGGGCCGGCTGGCCGCGCAACTGGGCGGGGCGGCCGGCACGCTGGCGTCGCTGGGCGACTCCGGTCCCGACGTGGTCGCGGCCTACGCCCGCGAGCTGGGACTGGCCGAGCCGGTGCTGCCCTGGCACACCGACCGCGGCCGCGTGGCCGAGCTGGCCGGCGCCCTCGGCGGGATGTGCGGGGCGGTGGGCAAGGCGGCGCGCGACGTCACACTGCTCGCCCAGACCGAGGTCGGCGAGGTGTCGGAGCAGGGCGGCCCGGGCAGCGGCGGGTCCTCGACGCTCCCGCACAAGCGCAACCCGGTGGCGGCGGTGTCCGCGCTGGCCTGCGCCGAGCGGGCGCCCGGGCTCGTGGGCACGCTGCTGGGCGCGATGGTGCAGGAGCACCAGCGCGCGGCCGGCTCCTGGCACGCCGAATGGCTTCCGCTGACCGAACTCCTGCGCGCCACCGGGTCCGCCGTCGCCTGGCTGGGCGCCTCCGTCGAGCGGCTGCGCGTGGACGCCGCCAGGATGCGGGCCAACCTGGACCTGACCGGCGGACTCCTGCTCGCCGAGCGCGTCACCACCGCGCTGGCCCCGGAGCTGGGCCGGATGCGGGCCCACGAACTGGTCAAGGCCGCCTGCGCGCAGGCCGTCGACTCCGGCGGCGACCTCGCCGACGTGCTGGCGCGGCACCTGGAGGGCCGCCGGTCCCCCGAGGAGGTCGCCGGACTGCTGGACCCGGCCGGCTACCTGGGCAGCGCCGGCGCGTTCGTCGACCGGGCGCTGGCCGCGCACCGGTCCGGAGGCCGGCCGTGAGCGCGGCGCCTTCAGCCGCGCTCGGCCAGGAACCCGGCGAGCGCGGCCGTGAGCTGGGCGGGCGCGTCGAGCTGCACCAGGTGCCCCGCCCCCTCCATCAGCCGGTGCCGGGCGCCCGGGATGAGCTCGCTGAGTTCGCGGCCCTTGGCCGGCGGGATCCAGGTGTCCCGGTCCCCCCAGCAGACCAGAACGGGGAGGTCGATCTCGCCGTAGCGGGGCTGCACCTCGTCGGTGTGGCGCTGGTCGGCCTGCGCGATCTGGCGGTAGAACGCCGCCTGCCCATCCTCACCCAGCCACGGGGCGCACAGCTCCCGCAGCGTGCCGGGCGCGTGCTCGCCGTGCGCGGCGGAGGCGATGTAGGCGCCGACCAGCGCCTCGTGCAGATGGGCCGGGAGCCGGGCGAAGACGTCGGTGTTCTCGGCCACGAGCCGGAAGAACGGGGAGCCCCACGGCGCCAGGGCGACCACGTCGACCAGGGCGAGGCTGCGGTAGGCGCACCCGTTGAGCAGGTGCGCCCGCAGGGCGACCGCGCCGCCGAAGTCGTGGGCGACGACCGCGGGGGCCGCCGGCCCCCAGTGCCGCAGCAGCTCGGCGAACACGTCGGCCTGCGCGGCCAGGGAGACGTCCTGGCCCTCGAACTTGGCCGAGGCGCCGTAGCCCGGCATGTCCCAGAAGAAGACCCGGTGGTCGGCCGCGAGGGCGCGCGCGACGTCGCGCCAGACCACCGAGGAGAACGGGGTTCCGTGCAGCAGTACGACGGGGTCGCCCGTCCCGAGCGATCCCCAGCGCACCGCACCCTGGGCGGAGTCGAATGTTTCGGTCGGCTTCCATTCGTTCATGATCATCGGCAACGCGGGCGCCGCGGCGACCGATTCCGCCCGCGCGGCGCGTCCGCGGCGTTCGTGATGCAACCGAGACCGTCGGCCGGTCGGCGGACCGCGCCACGGGGAGAGGAGCGACGCCGATGAGCGTCGATGTGCACTACCGGATCGACGGACCCGACGACGCGCCGGCGGTGGTGCTGTCCGGGTCGCTGGGCAGCACGCTGGAGATGTGGGAGCCGCAGGCGGCGGCGCTGTCCGGGGACTTCCGCGTGATCCGCTACGACATCCGGGGGCACGGCTCCTCGCCGGTGCCCGACGGCCCGTACTCGATGGCCGACCTCGGCTCCGACGTCTCGCGGCTGCTGGACCGGCTGGGCATCGCCCGCGCGCACTTCGCCGGGCTGTCCATCGGCGGCATGACCGGCATGTGGCTGGCCGCCCACGCGCCCGACCGGGTCGACCGGCTGGCGCTGCTGTGCACGTCGGCGCAGCTCGGCCCGCCGGAGAACTGGGCGCAGCGCGCGGCCGCGGTGCGCGCCGAGGGCGTCGGCGCCGTCGCGGCCGGGGTGCTGGAGCGCTGGTTCACCCCGGCCTTCGCCGAACGCGAGCCGGACACGGTCGAGCGGCTCACCGCGATGGTCGCGGGCACCCCCGCCGAGGGCTACGCGGGCTGCTGCGCCGCGATCGAGCACATGGACCTGCGCGCGGACCTGCCGGGAATCACCGCGTCGACGCTGGTGGTCGCCGGCGCCGACGACCCCTCGACCCCGCCCGACCACGCCCAGCGGATCGCCGCGGGCATCCCCGGCGCCCGGATGCGCGTCGTGCCCGGCGCCGCGCACCTGGCCAGTTGGGAACAGGCCGGGATGATCAACCCCCTGCTGCGCGAGCACTTCGCCGGTTGAGGCGGACCGGCCGCGCAGGACGACGATAGGAGCATGGACATGGGAACCGGCGGCACCGAGCACCGGCTCGACGACGCGACCCGCTACGCGGGCGGGATGAAGGTCCGCCGCGAG
This sequence is a window from Spinactinospora alkalitolerans. Protein-coding genes within it:
- the pcaH gene encoding protocatechuate 3,4-dioxygenase subunit beta, whose translation is MTTPTGPTGPNPEQGLSVPGYIRDHEVHPPLDYSGYRSTALRHPKRPLTLLPHMLTEITSPVLGHDRLGELDNDLTRQHDEEPQGQRIIVHGQVRDSDGRPVPHTLVEIWQANAGGRYRHVSDNWPCPLDPNFTGVGRTMTDTEGRYRFTTIQPGAYPWKNHDNAWRPAHIHFSLFGRAFTQRLVTQMYFPGDPLFFQDPMWNSIPDPKARERLVARFDYANTAPEWALAYEWDIVLRGRESTPFEAEGDDDDE
- the pcaB gene encoding 3-carboxy-cis,cis-muconate cycloisomerase, yielding MTQEAGGLFGGVFARGAAAAEVGDAAWLRALLDAEAALARAQASVGLIGRGDAEAIAAACVPGRFDPDRIGAAAAGGGNPVIPLVKELTAAVSGDAARHVHKGATSQDIMDTAAMLVSRRACAAVLADAAALTDGLADLAGAHRDTAMAGRTLLQQALPTTFGVVAAGWLHALDGAAARLAEVAEGRLAAQLGGAAGTLASLGDSGPDVVAAYARELGLAEPVLPWHTDRGRVAELAGALGGMCGAVGKAARDVTLLAQTEVGEVSEQGGPGSGGSSTLPHKRNPVAAVSALACAERAPGLVGTLLGAMVQEHQRAAGSWHAEWLPLTELLRATGSAVAWLGASVERLRVDAARMRANLDLTGGLLLAERVTTALAPELGRMRAHELVKAACAQAVDSGGDLADVLARHLEGRRSPEEVAGLLDPAGYLGSAGAFVDRALAAHRSGGRP
- the pcaG gene encoding protocatechuate 3,4-dioxygenase subunit alpha, with amino-acid sequence MTSETTPSQTVGPYLHIGLPWPDGPFAVAKGSPDGFWIRGVLYDGAGAVVPDGLIETWQADPDGRFDHPDDPRGAVDRPGFRAFGRCQTDGDGAFGIFTLKPGPVPGPRGPQAPHIDVSVFARGMLHRVVTRIYFPEEHAANAVDPVLTSVADPRAREALVARPAEDGYRFDIHLQGDDETAFFDI
- a CDS encoding thiolase family protein codes for the protein MTDAFVLDAVRTPFGRYGGALAGVRPDDLAAHVVRSIVDRSPDLDPAAVEDVYFGDANGAGEDNRDVARMAVLLAGLPTSVPGATLNRLCGSGLEAAIAANRAVAVGDASLVLAGGVESMSRAPWVLQKPAKGFPSGHETLHSTTLGWRMVNPRMPEEWTVSLGESTEQVAGIHGIGRAEQDAFALRSHTNAADAWAKGVFDDEIAAVPGVELERDESIRETSLDKLGSLKPAFRPDGTITAGNASPLNDGAAALLIGDEAAARATGREPLARIVSRGVAAVEPHRFGIGPVEAADTALRRAGIGWGDLSVVELNEAFAAQSLACLKLWPELDPEIVNPNGGAIAIGHPLGASGARVLGSLAHELRRRGGGWGLAAICIGVGQGLAVVLHA
- a CDS encoding CoA-transferase subunit beta, which encodes MDTTVNWSSDEIMTVTAARALTGDMACFVGIGLPSTAANLARRTHAPGLWMIYESGTLGAKPDTLPLSIGDGVLAETADSVVPVPEIFNYWLQPGRIDVGFLGAAQIDRHANINTTVIGDYDDPKVRLPGAGGAPEIAASCRQVMVIVRQSRRAFVESVDFVTSVGYGGGAGDRERLGLRGGGPSRVITDLGVLEPDPRTRELTLVSVHPGVEVDDVRAATGWELAVSPDLAVTPAPSDEELAALRKLTGR
- a CDS encoding CoA transferase subunit A codes for the protein MIVPLDEGIRELVRDGDTVALEGFTHLIPVSAGHEIIRQGRRDLTLVRMTPDVVYDQLIGAGCARKLVFSWGGNPGVGSLHRFRDAIQNGWPVPLEIEEHSHAGMANRYVAGASGVPFAVLRGYTGTDLIGQTANIKTVTCPFSGEELTAVPAVNPDVTIVHAQRADRAGNVQMWGITGVQKEAVLAARRSLVTVEEVVDELDPVPGQVILPSRVVTAVAEVPGGARPSYAHGYYSRDNGAYQAWDLISRDREAFENWLETDVFGGRPADAAREGGRH